In Pleomorphomonas sp. T1.2MG-36, the genomic stretch CCTGCTGCGGGCCTTCACCGGAGGGCGAGCCCTGGTAGAACACCATGAGGCGGTCGGTCTTCAGGACGGTCGCCCCCTGTCGGACGATGACATGGCCGATGAATACCGCCGTCTTGTCCTGGTCGTGCACCTCGAGCTGTTCCGATTCGAACTGGATCGGCTGGTCCGAGGACATTCCAAGACCCTGATAGGCATTGGGCGGCAGCTTTCCCGTCTTTTCGGCGGCAAAGGCCGGGGTGAGTGCGAGGGCGACCAGCAGGCCGGCGGCGGTGGCCCGGCTAAGGAGGCTGGTGCGGGGCATGCGAGTCATCTTCGGTTGCCTTCTGCCTCGTCGAGGCGGCTAGAACGTTTGGGCCCGGTTAAAATGCTCCGAGCCATCATGATTGTCAGGGAGCGGCTTCCGGTACGCTTCCGGTAGCCGGCTCGGTCCGCCCGGGAGGTATTTTGTCGATGCTACCCGGACGGACGGACGGATCGACGGTCATGCGAACGCCTCCGGAAAAGGTCACGGTCCCCGCTTTCTTCTCGACGCCCATCTTCTCGGCGTTGATTTCGCCGAGGCGGGAGGAGAACGCTACCGGACTGTCGGAGGTCAGCGATCCGGTGGACAGATTGATCTCGGCACGCTCCAATGCGCCGCCCGAACCGTCGGAGTTGCTCAGTCGGATGTTTTCCTTGAGCACCACGGTCTGCGCGGTGGAATCGTAGACGCCGCTGTCGGCAAGCAGGCGCGCGCGGCTGCCGTCGGCTTGCGTCACGCTCGCTTCGATGCCCTTGAGGCGGATGATCCGGGTGTCACTCAGGTCCTGTACGGCGCTCTCGGCGCTTACCGCGTAGGTCCGCCCCTTGCCGTCGCTGCCCGACAGATGCGGCGCATCCATGGCCAGTCCGTCGGTGGTGATCTTCAGGTCGCCGATGCTGAGACTGATGGAAATGCGGGTGATCACCGTGGCGCCGATCACGATCACGCAGAGCAGCGCGCCGATCGCCGGCAGCATGAGGCGCAGACGACGGACGCGCCGGCTCTCCCGAGCCGCCTTGGCAAACAACAGCCCCCGTTCGGCGGATCCGTCAAACGGTTCCATGCCGCCGCCATCGAATGCGCGGGTTGCTGCGATGCCACTCATCCTTCGTTCCCGTTGTCGACGGAACCTCTGCTCTTGGGGGCCGTCACGGATCGTCCCGCCGGACGGCTGGTCGATCTCCACCCGGCGGACTTTAGGCACAAAAGATAAACCAAGGCTTGCTGTGCCGCGAGTGGGTCGCGATCACATTCAAGCAATCGCTGAAAAGCGACTGCGTCGTCCGTCAGGCATCTTGCCGGACTTCGCCTACGAGCCGAGCCTGGGCTCAACTATGGGCGAAAATATCCTCTTCACCCCAGCCGGCAAGATCGAGATCGGCGCGGGTCGGCAGGAAGCGGAAGCACGCCTCCGCCATCTCCATGCGCCCCTCACGTTCGAGCATGGCAAGAAGCCGCTCGCGCAGGGCGTGAAGGTTGAGCACGTCCGAGGCCGCATATTCGAGCTGCGCCTGGCTGAGCACCGTGGCACCCCAGTCGGACGACTGCTGCGCCTTGGAAATGTCGATGCCCAGGAGTTCCTTGGTCACATCCTTCAGGCCATGGCGGTCGGTGTAGGTGCGGGTGAGGCGCGACGCGATCTTGGTGCAGAACAGCGGCGTCACGGTGATGCCGAAGGTCCGCTTCAGGACGGCAATGTCGAAGCGGGCAAAGTGAAACACCTTGATGCGCCGGGGATCGGTGAGCAGCCGGACGAGATTGGGGGCCGCGGTCTGTCCCTTGGCGATCTGGACGACGTCGGCCGATCCGTTGCCGGGCGACAGCTGCACGACGCAGAGCCGGTCGCGATGCGGATTGAGGCCGAGGGTCTCGGTATCGATGGCGACGACGTCGCCGTAGGCGTCGAGATCGGGAAGATCGCCGGTGTGGAGGCGAATGGTCATGGCTGGACTCTGCAAGCTGGCGGCTCTCTCCGGAAAGCCGCCCGGCCTATCGGAGAGAGCGGATAGGCGAAAGGCGGCCACGGCCAAGCCGAGGGAAACGTTCCGCTGTATATGCGGACGCCCTGCGGCCCAGCGCAAGGAAATTATGCCGCCTTTGCCATCCGGTTCAGGCCGCTGCCGCTTCCGCGGCGCGAAGGCCGGCGATATCGTCGGCGAGCCGGGCGATCTCCCCGAGCGCTTCTTCGCGCGGCAGGCCCTTCGTCATGACCGGTTCCAGGATCTCGGCCTTGAGGCGCGGCAGCAAGGCGATCACCTGGTCGGGCAGGTTGCCTTCCCAGCCGAAGGAACCCATCACCGCCACCTTGCGCGTCTTCGGCGACAGCGCGTTGATCAGGATGGCCGCCGCGGCAAGGCTAGGATGCGGACCGGACAGCACCGTCGGCGAGGCGAAGACGATGGTCGAGGCATCGACGATGCTCATGGCCAATGCGCCGCTGTCGAGGTCGACGACGTTGACCGGCTGCGCGGCGATGCCGCGTTCGGTGAGCCTGTCGACGAGAACGGCAACCATCTTTGCCGTGCTCTCGTACATCGAAACGTAGGGAATGACGACCAGCGGCCTGACCTCGTCCGACGTCCAGCCGCGATAGAGATCGAAGATGAAGGACGGCCGGTCGTGCACCGGACCGTGGCTTGGCGCGACGAACAGGGGCGCGAGCGCCTCCACCTTGCCGAGTGCCTCGGCCGAGAAGGCGCGGTATGGCATCATGATCTCGGCATAGTAGCGCTTGGCCGAGATGGCGACCTGCGCCTCGTCGCGGGCGAACAGTTCGGTGGTGGCGAGATGGGCGCCGAGGAAGTCGCAGGTGAAGGCGATTCGATCCTCGACGGCAAAGGTGACCATCGTGTCCGGCCAATGCACCCAAGGCGTAAGATGGAAGGACAGCGTCTTGCCGCCGAGGTCGAGAGTGTCGCCGTCCCGTACGGTCACGAAGGCGTCCCGGTCGACCGGCAGCGTGTCGAGGATGAAGCGCTTGCACTTGGCGTTCGTCACCACTTTCGCGTCCGGGAACATCGCGAGCAGCGCGGGAATCGAGCCGGAATGGTCCTGTTCGGCGTGATTGGCGATGATGTAGTCGAGCTTCTCGACGCCTGCCGCTTTCAGCGCGGCGAGCAGTTCCTCGGCCTTCGGCGGATACACCGTATCGATCAGCGCGGTCTTGTCCCGTCCCCGGACCAGATAGGAATTGTATGTCGTTCCTTCGGGCAGCGGCACCAGTTCGTCGAACAGCTTTCGGTCCCAATCGATGGCACGAAGCGAATGGATGTCGTCGGTGATGCGCTGGGCAATCATGGGGTATCGTTCCTCGAATTAGGCTCTCGTCGCGGCCGAATGCCGCGTCGGCGCTTGTCGTTGTTGGCAGGCAAGGGATTATGCGCGCTGCCAAATTTCAGCAAGCGTGGAACGGTTCTAAAACGATGTGGCGCAAGGCTGACCCGCGTGGAGCGCGGGCATGAAAAAACCCGCCGTGAGGCAGGTTGTTTCGCATTCAGAAGAATGAGGCCAACTTCTCGTCGATCTGGGTGATCGACGATGGTGCCCAGGAAAGGACTCGAACCTTCACGCCTCGCGGCACACGGACCTGAACCGTGCGCGTCTACCAATTCCGCCACCTGGGCACAGGGGTCGTCGGCTGGCGGGGTGAATACGGGGTCGGCGCGGTGTTGTCAACCGCCATTTCGATCCCTATCGACGAATTGGCGCCGGCTACGGAATGCTACGCGGTGTGGTCTGTACAGCGGGCGGCTTCCTGCCTTAATAAGTTGGTTTTACTGGAGCGCCGGACTTCACGCGCCGGCGACCGGGATCGTTCGTTGCAAACTTTCGCAGGAAGGGATCGCCATGCCCGTCGTTCGGGAAGAAAAGCCGATCGTCACCGTCTTCGGGGCTTCCGGTTTCCTCGGTCGCCACGTCGTGCGTGCACTGGCCAAGCGCGGCTGGCGCATTCGTGCGGCTTGTCGACGGCCCGATCTGGCGGCATACCTGCAGCCTCTCGGTGGCCTCGGCCAGATCATGCCGATGCAAGCCAACCTGCGCTACCGTGCCTCGGTCGATCGGGCGGTCAGCGGTTCCGACGCCGTCGTCAACCTCGTCGGCATTCTCGCGCCCGCCGGCCGGCAGACTTATGCCGCAGTGCAAGCCTTCGGCGCCCGCGCCGTGGCCGAGGCCGCTGCCGCCGCCGGCATTTCTCGCCTCGTTCACGTGTCGGCCATCGGTGCCGATGCCGCGTCCGGCTCCGCCTACGCTCGCACCAAGGCGGCTGGTGAGGCGGCGGTGTTCGACGTTATCCCCGATGCCGTGGTGATGCGACCGTCGGTCATTTTCGGACCCGAAGACCAGTTCATCAACCGATTCGGCGAACTGTCCATGATGAGCCCGGTGCTGCCGCTGATCGGTGGCGGCCTGACGCGCTTGCAGCCGGTGTTCGTCGGCGACGTTGCCGAGGCGATCGCCCGCGCCGTCGATGGCGAGATCGCGGGCGGCCGCATCTACGAACTGGGTGGCCCTGAGGTGCTCACCTTCCGCGCCATTCTCGAGCGCTTGCTCGCCGAGACGGGCCGTCGGCGGCGCCTGTTGACGATTCCCTTCGGCTTGGCCTCGCTTCTCGCTCGGCTGACCGCCTGGATGCCCGGAGCTCCGCTGACACCCGACCAGGTCGAGCTTCTGAAGGCCGGAAGCGTGGTGTCGGCCCCCGCTGCGGGCGAGGGCCGTACGCTCGAAGCCTTCGGCATCCCGCCGACGTCGCTCGGCGCCATGCTGCCGGAGTATGCCGTCCGCTTCCGCCCGCATGGCCAATACGACCGGGACAACGCCACGGCCTGAAGCCGGCGGGTCAGTGAACCCAGCCGGTCAGGATCATGGCGAACAGGAGTCCGCCGAACAGCACGCGGTAAACGGCGAAGGCCGTGAAGCGGTTGGTCTGGATGTAGCCCAGCAGCCACTTGACCGAGACGAAGGCGGTGATCGCCGAGGCGATGAAGGCGATGGCGAGCGCCAGCCAATCCTCATTGGCGGTCGCGGCGCCATCTTTCAGCGTAGAGACGATCTCGAAGGCGCTCGCCGCGTACATGGTGGGAATGCCGACAAGGAAGGCGAACTCGGTCGCCGCCGCCCTGTTTCCCGCACCGAGCAGCATGGCCGCGAAGATGGTCGAAGCCGATCGCGACGTGCCGGGGAAGACGCCCGCCACCACTTGCGCCACGCCGACCACCACCGCGATCGTCCAGCTGATATGGCGGCTTTCCGGCCTCTTGGCCGCATAGTGTTCCGCGAGAATCATCCAGAAGCCGCCGATCACCAGCGCCCAGGCGATCGGCACCACGGTTTCGGGCAACTTGAAGCCAAGCTTCTTGGCGAGAAGGCCGAGCACAGAGGTGACCAGAAAGGCGACGATCAGCTTGCCGAGGTAAAGCCGCGTCTCCCGGTCGCGCCATCCCGTCAGGAAGCCCACAAGCCGCTGCCAGTAGATGACCGTCACCGCCAGGATGGCACCGGCCTGGATGACGATGTTGAACATGTCCGAACGAGCGCCCAGCCATTGCTCGGCGATGATCAGATGGCCGGTGCTGGAAATCGGCAGGAACTCGGTGATACCTTCAATGATGCCGAGGATGAGCGCTTGAAAGAGGCCCGTAAGATCCATGTCGCGAAACTTTCGGTCAAAATGGGTGGATCGAATGCGATAGGTCGGTAACCGCTTGTTCATACATGTCGTCGGTTCTATAGGCCAGTCTCGCGGGGCTCGCCACCATTCCGATCCGGAGCGGCGCGGAGCCTTGCGAGATACTCCAGGCGAATTGTTTCCACCCTTCTGTCTGACACCGGCGCGGCCGGCGATCCGGGGCCTCGATGCTCAAGCTCTATCATCACCCCTTCTCCACCACCTCCCGCTTCGTGCGGCTGATGCTTGCCGAGCACGATGCGAAGGTGGACCTCATCGTCGAGAAAAGCTGGGAACGGCGGCCGGAATTCCTCGAGCTCAATCCGGCCGGAAATGTGCCGGTCCTGGTCGAGAACGACGGTCCGCCGATCATCGGCGCCGGTCCGATCATGGAGTATGTCGACGAGACGCGCGGATACGCGCTTGGTGATCGTCGCCTGATGCCCAACCACCCCGAGGCGCGTGCCGAAATGCGCCGCCTCGTCGACTGGTTCCTGCACAAGACGCACGACGAGGCGGTGCAGTATTTCCAGCATGAAAAGATCCTGAAGCTGGAGCTGCCACGGGAACTGGGCGGTGGGTCGCCCGACAACCAGGTGCTGAGGGTTGCCCGCGTCAACATCAAGCATCATCTTCACTACGTCGGCTGGCTGGCCGGCTCGCGCAACTGGCTCTCCGGCGAGCAGCTCACCTTCGCCGACCTCGCCGCCGCTGCCGAATTGTCCGTCGTCGACTATGTCGGCGACGTGCCCTGGGACGAGGATCTCAATGCCAAGTATTGGTATGCCCGGATCAAGTCGCGCCCGACCTTCCGCACCCTGCTGGCGGACCGGTTGGCCGGTCTTCCCGCGGCGCCGATCTACACCGACCTCGATTTCTGATCCGGTTTCCGGGGGAGCGGCACGGTGACCTGGAGGGTCCGCGCCCGCGACCTCGGCTTTTCGGCGATCGGCATTGCCCCGGTCGACCGGCTCGGCGACGCGGCACGCCGATTGCGTGCCTTCGTCGATCTTGGGCGGCACGGTTCCATGGCCTGGATGGAGGAGACGCTCGACCGGCGGGGCGATCCCCGCGTGCTGTGGCCGGAAGCGAGATCGGCCGTGGTTCTCGCCATGAATTACGGCCCGGACAGCGACCCGCTCGACAACCTCGCAAGGCCCGGCGTCGGCAACATCTCCGTCTACGCGCGCCACCGCGACTATCACGAGGTTCTCAAGGGCCGCCTCAAGGAGGTGGCCGGCCTCATTGCTCGCGATACCGGCGCCGACGTCAAGGTGTTCGTCGATACGGCGCCGCTGATGGAGAAACCGCTCGCCGCGCTGGCCGGCATCGGCTGGCAGGGCAAGCACACCAACCTCGTTTCGCGCGAGTTCGGCTCCTGGCTGTTTCTCGGCGTGATCCTCTCGGCCGCCGCGCTGCCGCCGGACGAGCCTGCCGCCGATCGGTGCGGCGCCTGCCGCCGCTGTCTCGACGCCTGTCCGACCGGTGCCTTGCCGGCGCCCTATCAGATCGATGCGCGCCGCTGCATTTCCTATCTCACCATCGAGCACGCCGGTCCCATTCCGGAGGATCTGCGACCTCTGATGGGCAATCGCATCTATGGCTGCGACGATTGCCTTGCCGTCTGCCCGTGGAACAAGTTCGCCACCGAGGCGGCGGAAATGAAGCTGCGGCCAAGGCCGGATCTTGCCGAGCCATCCCTTGCCGCCCTCGCCGCGTTGGACGATGCCGCGTTCCGGGCGCTCTTCGCCGGCTCGCCGGTCAAGCGGATCGGCCGCAACCGCTTCGTCCGCAACGTCGCCATGGCCATCGGCAACTCGGGAGATCCGGCGCTCGTTCCGGCGCTCGCGCCGCTTCTCGGCGACCCCGACCCGATCGTGGCCGATGCCGCCCGTTGGGCGCTCGCCCGGCTGGCGCCGTCAAGTCGCGAGTCATTTGGCGTTTCCATTTCTTCCCACCCCTGATAGAAGCCGGTTATTCCCGCCGAAGGAGTGACAGCGAGCCATGCGCACGGCCAGCCTCAGCCGCTCGACCCGCGAAACCGAGATCTCCGTCCGCCTCGACCTCGATGGTCGCGGAGACGCCGATATCTCCACCGGCGTGGGCTTCTTCGATCACATGCTCACCCAGATTGCCCGCCATGGCCTGATCGATCTCGAGGTCAAGGCGAAGGGCGATCTTCACATCGACGATCACCATACCGTCGAAGACGTTGGCATCGCGCTCGGACAATGCTTCCGCAAGGCGCTCGGCGACAAGGCCGGCATCACCCGTTACGCCGATGTGACGCTGCCGCTCGACGAAGCGCTGTCCCGTGTCGTGGTCGACATCTCCGGTCGTCCGTATCTGGTGTTCCGCACGGCTTTCCATGCGGCCAAGATCGGCAGTTTCGATACCCAGCTCGTCGAGGAGTGGTTCCGCGCCTTCACCATGCAGGCCGGCCTGACGCTGCACGTCGAGACCTTCTACGGCTCGAACGATCATCATATCGCCGAAAGCTGCTTCAAGGCGTTGGCTAGAGCCTTGCGGCTCGCCGTCGCCGTCGATCCGGCCCAGGGTGGCCGCGTGCCGTCCACCAAGGGCGTGCTGGAAGCCTGACGGAGGCATTCATGGCCATCTTCAGCGTTCATCTGCCGGACAAGGCCGAGCCGGACCTCGTTGCGGAGCGCATGGTGTTCGTCCGCGACGGTTTCGCCATCTGGGCGATGCTGTTCGGGCCGTTGTGGTTCCTGCGCCACCGTGAATGGCTCGGGCTCGTCGGCTGGTTCGTGCTGTCTGTCCTGATCACGCTCTCCGAGCGCTGGCTGGGACCCGTCACCACCGGAGGCTTCGAGCTTATCCTGGCGATTGCCACGGGCGTCGTCGCCAACGACGTCCGCCGCCTGTCGCTGCGGCTGCGCGGCTTTCGCGAGGCCGGAGTCGTCGAGGGAGAAAGCCGCGATTCGGCCGAGCGGCGGTTCTTCGACGCCTGGCTTGTCCTGCCGCGGCCGGCGCCGACGCTTCCGCCCGTCCTTCACCCGGCGAGAAGCGTTCCGCCGGGTGTCCTCGGCCTCTTTCCCGAAAGCGGAGCGCGACCATGACCGTCGCCATCATCGATTATGGATCCGGCAACCTGAGGTCTGCGGCCAAGGCTTTTGAGCGGGCGGCTCGCGATGGCAGCGGCGATACCATCGTCGTCACCTCCGATCCCGATGTCGTTCGCGCTGCCGAGCGGGTGGTACTGCCGGGTGTCGGCGCCTTCGCCGACTGCAAGGCGGGCCTTGCCGCTGTTCCCGGCATGATCGAGGCGCTGACCGAAACCGTCATGCGGAAAGGTCGGCCTTTCCTCGGTATCTGCGTCGGCATGCAGCTGATGGCGCGGCGCGGCCTCGAAAAGACGATCACGGAAGGACTTGGCTGGATCGACGGCGATGTCGAGCCGATCTCGCCCGGGGATCCGTCGCTCAAGGTGCCGCACATGGGCTGGAACACCTTGGATCTTGTCCGTCCCCATGCCCTTCTCGAGGGATTGCCCACCGGCGAGAAAG encodes the following:
- a CDS encoding DUF2628 domain-containing protein, giving the protein MAIFSVHLPDKAEPDLVAERMVFVRDGFAIWAMLFGPLWFLRHREWLGLVGWFVLSVLITLSERWLGPVTTGGFELILAIATGVVANDVRRLSLRLRGFREAGVVEGESRDSAERRFFDAWLVLPRPAPTLPPVLHPARSVPPGVLGLFPESGARP
- the queG gene encoding tRNA epoxyqueuosine(34) reductase QueG — its product is MTWRVRARDLGFSAIGIAPVDRLGDAARRLRAFVDLGRHGSMAWMEETLDRRGDPRVLWPEARSAVVLAMNYGPDSDPLDNLARPGVGNISVYARHRDYHEVLKGRLKEVAGLIARDTGADVKVFVDTAPLMEKPLAALAGIGWQGKHTNLVSREFGSWLFLGVILSAAALPPDEPAADRCGACRRCLDACPTGALPAPYQIDARRCISYLTIEHAGPIPEDLRPLMGNRIYGCDDCLAVCPWNKFATEAAEMKLRPRPDLAEPSLAALAALDDAAFRALFAGSPVKRIGRNRFVRNVAMAIGNSGDPALVPALAPLLGDPDPIVADAARWALARLAPSSRESFGVSISSHP
- the lptC gene encoding LPS export ABC transporter periplasmic protein LptC; the encoded protein is MSGIAATRAFDGGGMEPFDGSAERGLLFAKAARESRRVRRLRLMLPAIGALLCVIVIGATVITRISISLSIGDLKITTDGLAMDAPHLSGSDGKGRTYAVSAESAVQDLSDTRIIRLKGIEASVTQADGSRARLLADSGVYDSTAQTVVLKENIRLSNSDGSGGALERAEINLSTGSLTSDSPVAFSSRLGEINAEKMGVEKKAGTVTFSGGVRMTVDPSVRPGSIDKIPPGRTEPATGSVPEAAP
- the hisB gene encoding imidazoleglycerol-phosphate dehydratase HisB, translating into MRTASLSRSTRETEISVRLDLDGRGDADISTGVGFFDHMLTQIARHGLIDLEVKAKGDLHIDDHHTVEDVGIALGQCFRKALGDKAGITRYADVTLPLDEALSRVVVDISGRPYLVFRTAFHAAKIGSFDTQLVEEWFRAFTMQAGLTLHVETFYGSNDHHIAESCFKALARALRLAVAVDPAQGGRVPSTKGVLEA
- a CDS encoding complex I NDUFA9 subunit family protein, with protein sequence MPVVREEKPIVTVFGASGFLGRHVVRALAKRGWRIRAACRRPDLAAYLQPLGGLGQIMPMQANLRYRASVDRAVSGSDAVVNLVGILAPAGRQTYAAVQAFGARAVAEAAAAAGISRLVHVSAIGADAASGSAYARTKAAGEAAVFDVIPDAVVMRPSVIFGPEDQFINRFGELSMMSPVLPLIGGGLTRLQPVFVGDVAEAIARAVDGEIAGGRIYELGGPEVLTFRAILERLLAETGRRRRLLTIPFGLASLLARLTAWMPGAPLTPDQVELLKAGSVVSAPAAGEGRTLEAFGIPPTSLGAMLPEYAVRFRPHGQYDRDNATA
- the lptA gene encoding lipopolysaccharide transport periplasmic protein LptA — protein: MPRTSLLSRATAAGLLVALALTPAFAAEKTGKLPPNAYQGLGMSSDQPIQFESEQLEVHDQDKTAVFIGHVIVRQGATVLKTDRLMVFYQGSPSGEGPQQVSRLEATGSVLVTSANQTASGDAATFDTAANTIVLTGNVVLTQGDNVIRGSKLLIDINTSQAKMLGGRVQMLIAPKSLDAKG
- a CDS encoding glutathione S-transferase family protein encodes the protein MLKLYHHPFSTTSRFVRLMLAEHDAKVDLIVEKSWERRPEFLELNPAGNVPVLVENDGPPIIGAGPIMEYVDETRGYALGDRRLMPNHPEARAEMRRLVDWFLHKTHDEAVQYFQHEKILKLELPRELGGGSPDNQVLRVARVNIKHHLHYVGWLAGSRNWLSGEQLTFADLAAAAELSVVDYVGDVPWDEDLNAKYWYARIKSRPTFRTLLADRLAGLPAAPIYTDLDF
- a CDS encoding ribonuclease D; the encoded protein is MTIRLHTGDLPDLDAYGDVVAIDTETLGLNPHRDRLCVVQLSPGNGSADVVQIAKGQTAAPNLVRLLTDPRRIKVFHFARFDIAVLKRTFGITVTPLFCTKIASRLTRTYTDRHGLKDVTKELLGIDISKAQQSSDWGATVLSQAQLEYAASDVLNLHALRERLLAMLEREGRMEMAEACFRFLPTRADLDLAGWGEEDIFAHS
- a CDS encoding FprA family A-type flavoprotein; the encoded protein is MIAQRITDDIHSLRAIDWDRKLFDELVPLPEGTTYNSYLVRGRDKTALIDTVYPPKAEELLAALKAAGVEKLDYIIANHAEQDHSGSIPALLAMFPDAKVVTNAKCKRFILDTLPVDRDAFVTVRDGDTLDLGGKTLSFHLTPWVHWPDTMVTFAVEDRIAFTCDFLGAHLATTELFARDEAQVAISAKRYYAEIMMPYRAFSAEALGKVEALAPLFVAPSHGPVHDRPSFIFDLYRGWTSDEVRPLVVIPYVSMYESTAKMVAVLVDRLTERGIAAQPVNVVDLDSGALAMSIVDASTIVFASPTVLSGPHPSLAAAAILINALSPKTRKVAVMGSFGWEGNLPDQVIALLPRLKAEILEPVMTKGLPREEALGEIARLADDIAGLRAAEAAAA
- the hisH gene encoding imidazole glycerol phosphate synthase subunit HisH, whose product is MTVAIIDYGSGNLRSAAKAFERAARDGSGDTIVVTSDPDVVRAAERVVLPGVGAFADCKAGLAAVPGMIEALTETVMRKGRPFLGICVGMQLMARRGLEKTITEGLGWIDGDVEPISPGDPSLKVPHMGWNTLDLVRPHALLEGLPTGEKGLHAYFVHSYHMTLRETDALVAVADYGGPVTAMIGRDNIAGTQFHPEKSQALGLGLIANFLRWRP
- a CDS encoding undecaprenyl-diphosphate phosphatase, which encodes MDLTGLFQALILGIIEGITEFLPISSTGHLIIAEQWLGARSDMFNIVIQAGAILAVTVIYWQRLVGFLTGWRDRETRLYLGKLIVAFLVTSVLGLLAKKLGFKLPETVVPIAWALVIGGFWMILAEHYAAKRPESRHISWTIAVVVGVAQVVAGVFPGTSRSASTIFAAMLLGAGNRAAATEFAFLVGIPTMYAASAFEIVSTLKDGAATANEDWLALAIAFIASAITAFVSVKWLLGYIQTNRFTAFAVYRVLFGGLLFAMILTGWVH